Genomic segment of Brachyspira suanatina:
AAGCTCCCTGCCACACTGTATTTAAAACATTATGAATAGAATTCTTTATTGTATCCGAACTATTGAAAAGTATTTGATAATAAACACCTGAAGGTAAATTAATAGTACTAAGCCTTTTCTCTACATCTCTTGCTATCTGTATAATATTTCCGCCTGATTCTTTAGTTACGGCAATAGTTAAAGCTTTTTGTCCGTTTATGCGAACGATTTCTGAATCATCTTCATAATCTTCATGTACATAGGCTATATCTCTCACCTTTACAGGATAAACTTGATTTTTTAGCATTATAACTACATCTTCAATATCATTAACTTCTTTGAACTCTCCTGTTGTTCTTATATTATATTTGTATACGCCTTCATAGGTTTCACCGCCTGCAACATTTTGATTCTCTAAAGATAATGTATTTACTATATCATTAATATTTATAGAATACGCATTAAGTCTATTTAAATCTATATCTACACAAATAATTTTTTTTAATCCGCCTCTTATTTCTGTTTGAGCTACTCCTTCAACCTGCTCTAGTCTTGTAAGTATTTGACTATCAACTAAATCATAAAGAGATGCTAAATTATCCGTACCAAAAAAAGCGATATTCATTATAGGCTCTGAATCGGTTGAAAATTTAGATATATTTGGATTATCTGCATCATCAGGCAAAGAGGATCTAATCATATCAATGGCTTCTCTTATATCATCAGCAGCAGTCTGTAAATCCGTTCCCCAATTAAATTCTATTTCAACATTAGATTCTGATTCTTTGGATTTTGATTTAATAGTTTTTACATTATTAACAGATGACACAGCACTTTCAATTAGTCTTGTAACAGATTTCTCTACTTCCTCAGCTCCAGCATTATCATAAGTTGTTTTTATACTTATAATAGGAACTTCCATATTGGGAAGATAATTTATACTGAGTCTTGATATACTGATAAATCCAATTATGAACATGGATACCAATGTAACAAATACTGTTGTAGGTCTATTTACTATGAAAGTAATAAAGTTTTTCATTTTTTCGTAAATTTAAATCATAAAAATATTACGCAAATATGATATTAAATTCTAAAAAATATTCAATAGTTTTTATTATAAATTTTTATTCATTTTAAACTACTAATAAATAATATTTGAAATTTATATTATTCATATAATTGCATAACAAAATATATATTTTTATTCTAATAAAAAGTATTATGAAAAGTATACATACCTAAACAACTATAATTTGTCAATTTTTGCTTTTTTATGAATGTAAATAATATTTTTTTATAATATAAAATATTATTTTATATTGGCTAAATATGTTTTATCTGTAATACAAATTATTGATTTTTACACAATAATAAGTAATCAGCCGCACGTATAGAGGACATTTGTTAAGAATAAGTGATACCGTGCGGTAAGGTGCCACAGCTCGCGGTTGACAAACTTAAAAATTTTTAGTTTTTTATATAAAATTAACTATTCTTTTTTATTGTTTTTATCTTTGTTATATAGCATTTTTACTAGGAAAACTAATGCAATAATTATTAATACTTTGATGATAATGCTAAGTATGCCATGAATACCGAAATGAGGCCCAAACAACATTGGAAAATCAAAATAATTCCTAGCATGAGGATGATATGGAGGAATATGAAACATTCTGTCAAATGCCGGAGAACATGAACTCAATAAAAAAAGTGATAATATAGATGAAATTATAAAAGTAATTTTTTTTAACATAGTAGTTACCCATTATTTTATTTGCTTTATTAGACGAAAAATTATAATAAAAGTTCCCTATAAATATTTATTTTTCATCAAAAAGTTGTATTATTATAATTAACCTAAATAATAGGAAATAATGATGGAAATATTAGATTTAGAAAGAGCCGAATACGAATTAAACAAAGCATATAAATCAAACCCTACTCCTTGGGCTGAACATTCAAGATATGTTGCTAAAGCTGCAAGAATAATAGCCTCTGAATACAATAAAAAATCAATAGATAAAAAATTAGACGAAGACAATTCATATATATTCGGGCTTTTGCATGATATAGGAAGATATACTGGAATAAGTGCAGAAAGGCATTTAATAGACGGATACAAATACTGTATTAATTACGGTTGGGAAAAGATGGCGCAAATATGCATCACACATGCTTTCATGATACAAGATGTTAATACTGCAATAGGAAAATTTGATATGCCTGAAGAAGATTTCAAATTTTTAAAAAATTTTGTTGACAATGCTGTATACGATGATTATGATTTACTTATTCAATTATGCGATTGTCTTGCTTTGCCTTCTGGATTTTGTTTGCTTGAAAAAAGATTCGTTGATGCTGCTTTAAGATATGGGACATTTCCGCAAAGTGCATTGAGGTGGAAAAGGGTATTTGAAATAAAAGAATATTTTGAAAATACAATAGGCACTTCAATTTACAATTTACTTCCGAACATAAAAGACAATATTTTCTAAACACTCGCCGTGGGGCTTTCCGCGGTATTCCCTATACCCTTACTTCGTTACGGGTACACTTCGTGCGGGCATTCCGCACGGCAACGCTCACCCTTACAGAAAGTACAATGTAGGCGACCGAATGAAGTACCCGAAGAGTATGCGGCTAATTACCCAACCATAAACAATAAAATTAACCAAAAAACTAACCCAGAAATAATTTTTTTGAAATTTACCTAACAACACTCACACCCCTGACCGAGCGAAACGAAAAATAAAATGCTATAAAACTTTTAATTTTTACCTATATATAACCCACACCCTGACCGAACAAAGTAAACAAATACAGAAAAGCAGAAAAAGAAATTTTTTTAAATTTTCATTATTACCCACCCAAACCCGCCCTTATAGTTAAACAGAATTTTTTTAAACAATAAGCCCAAAAATCTAAATTTTTTTCAAGAACTACTAAAAAAGTTGACTTTCCCAACCCTAACAAGCTAGCCATTTGAATACTCGCCTAGCTAACGCAGTATTCGCCATACGGGCTTTCCGCATG
This window contains:
- a CDS encoding HD domain-containing protein, which codes for MEILDLERAEYELNKAYKSNPTPWAEHSRYVAKAARIIASEYNKKSIDKKLDEDNSYIFGLLHDIGRYTGISAERHLIDGYKYCINYGWEKMAQICITHAFMIQDVNTAIGKFDMPEEDFKFLKNFVDNAVYDDYDLLIQLCDCLALPSGFCLLEKRFVDAALRYGTFPQSALRWKRVFEIKEYFENTIGTSIYNLLPNIKDNIF